In one Agathobacter rectalis ATCC 33656 genomic region, the following are encoded:
- a CDS encoding 5' nucleotidase, NT5C type, which translates to MIRPKIGLDWDDVTAPFNSIAIDMANKKYNITPPLALDDIDSWENTGRASVIKEFYRDNTLYERQKPTEETKRMIRKLMDIGEVYFITAVAPGFMGVRASQIMEAFPDFPTENIILGNAKNLVQFDIILDDAIHNVLETPATYPVLMRKPWNSKMTGLLSVNNITEFVYLVEQIINASLYRNKNIKNPSVVALVGPSGSGKTALSDSLCAMEQFENPKTYCTKPGDKHRYLTEDEFNAQDFFEKTRYAGIQYGTKMEDIEAVLEKGHFVVMPLDMCGAIAMKRHFPTVIVYVARDKELLIRDIIEQDYSIEEKTLRILSIDAEKRNRQICDYAVNNMDVGAATRELADVLKNMQL; encoded by the coding sequence ATGATAAGACCTAAAATAGGACTTGACTGGGATGATGTGACAGCCCCATTCAACAGCATAGCCATAGATATGGCAAACAAAAAATATAATATCACCCCACCTCTTGCGCTGGATGATATAGATTCCTGGGAGAATACCGGCAGAGCCTCTGTCATAAAGGAATTTTACCGGGATAATACGCTTTACGAGAGGCAGAAGCCTACAGAAGAGACAAAGCGGATGATAAGAAAGCTCATGGATATCGGAGAGGTCTATTTTATCACTGCGGTGGCACCGGGCTTCATGGGAGTGAGAGCGAGTCAGATAATGGAGGCATTTCCTGATTTCCCAACAGAAAATATCATACTTGGCAATGCAAAAAATCTTGTGCAGTTTGATATAATTTTAGATGATGCCATACACAATGTGCTTGAGACACCGGCCACGTATCCCGTGCTCATGAGAAAACCGTGGAATTCAAAAATGACAGGACTTTTATCTGTTAATAATATCACAGAGTTTGTATATCTCGTGGAGCAGATAATAAATGCGTCATTATATAGAAATAAAAATATAAAAAATCCGTCAGTTGTGGCGCTTGTCGGACCATCAGGCTCAGGAAAAACAGCGCTCTCAGACAGCCTGTGCGCCATGGAGCAGTTTGAGAATCCGAAAACATACTGTACCAAGCCCGGAGATAAGCATAGGTACCTGACGGAGGATGAGTTCAATGCACAGGATTTCTTTGAAAAGACAAGGTACGCCGGAATACAATATGGCACCAAAATGGAGGATATAGAGGCAGTGCTTGAAAAGGGACACTTTGTCGTGATGCCGCTTGACATGTGCGGCGCCATTGCCATGAAGCGCCATTTTCCTACTGTTATAGTGTATGTGGCGCGTGACAAGGAGCTTTTAATCCGGGATATCATAGAGCAGGATTACTCAATAGAAGAAAAGACACTTCGTATTCTGTCCATAGATGCCGAGAAACGCAACCGCCAGATATGTGACTATGCAGTAAATAACATGGACGTTGGTGCAGCTACGAGAGAACTTGCAGATGTTTTAAAGAATATGCAGTTATAA
- a CDS encoding O-acetylhomoserine aminocarboxypropyltransferase/cysteine synthase family protein, with product MSKKHYADRNLKFETLQLHVGQETPDPVTDARAVPIYLTSSYVFHNSEHAADRFGLRDAGNIYGRLTNPTEDVFERRIAALEGGVAALAVGSGAAALTYAFQAVAHAGDHIVAAKNIYGGTYNLLAHTLPDYGIEATFVDPFDYDGIKAAIKENTKAIEIETLGNPNSEVVDIEKIANIAHEAGIPLIVDNTFATPYLVRPIEYGADIVVHSATKFIGGHGTTIGGVIIDSGKFDWTQNDKWPWLVEPNVSYHGVSFAKDCAPAAFATYIRAILLRDTGATISPVHSFIFLQGLETLSLRVERHVENALKVVQYLKDQPLVEKVNHPSISEDKEQQELYKKYFHNGGGSIFTFEIKGGAKEAQKFIDNLELFSLLANVADVKSLAIHPASTTHSECNEAELLDQGIKPNTIRLSIGTENVDDIIEDLDEAFKALAE from the coding sequence ATGAGCAAGAAACATTATGCAGACAGAAATTTAAAATTTGAGACATTACAGTTACATGTAGGACAGGAAACACCTGATCCGGTTACAGATGCGAGAGCAGTTCCAATCTACCTTACTTCATCATATGTGTTCCATAACAGTGAGCATGCGGCAGACAGATTCGGACTCAGAGATGCAGGAAATATCTACGGCAGACTGACAAACCCTACAGAGGATGTATTTGAGAGAAGAATTGCAGCACTCGAGGGTGGCGTGGCAGCACTTGCTGTTGGTTCCGGAGCAGCGGCACTCACATATGCTTTCCAGGCAGTAGCACACGCAGGTGACCATATCGTTGCAGCAAAGAATATCTACGGCGGTACATACAATCTCTTGGCACACACACTTCCTGATTACGGAATTGAGGCTACATTCGTAGATCCATTCGATTATGATGGAATCAAGGCTGCCATAAAAGAGAATACAAAAGCTATTGAAATAGAGACACTCGGAAATCCAAACTCAGAGGTGGTAGATATCGAAAAAATTGCAAATATCGCTCATGAGGCAGGAATCCCACTTATCGTAGATAATACCTTTGCTACACCATATCTTGTCCGTCCGATTGAGTACGGTGCTGATATCGTGGTTCACTCAGCAACAAAGTTCATCGGTGGACACGGAACAACAATTGGTGGAGTTATAATTGACAGCGGTAAATTCGACTGGACACAGAATGATAAATGGCCATGGCTTGTAGAGCCAAACGTATCATACCACGGAGTAAGCTTTGCAAAGGATTGCGCACCGGCAGCATTTGCGACATATATCAGGGCAATTTTACTTCGTGATACAGGAGCAACAATTTCACCTGTTCATTCATTTATCTTCCTTCAGGGACTTGAGACACTTTCGCTTCGTGTGGAGCGTCATGTTGAGAATGCACTCAAGGTAGTTCAGTACTTAAAGGATCAGCCACTCGTAGAGAAGGTTAATCATCCATCTATTTCAGAGGATAAAGAGCAGCAGGAGCTTTACAAGAAATACTTCCATAACGGAGGCGGTTCTATATTTACATTCGAGATTAAGGGTGGAGCAAAGGAAGCGCAGAAATTTATTGACAACCTTGAGCTTTTCTCACTGCTTGCAAACGTAGCTGATGTTAAGTCACTTGCTATACATCCGGCTTCTACCACACACTCAGAGTGCAATGAGGCAGAACTCTTAGATCAGGGCATCAAGCCAAACACAATCCGTCTTTCAATCGGAACTGAGAATGTGGATGATATAATTGAGGATCTTGATGAGGCATTTAAGGCACTTGCAGAGTAA
- the pta gene encoding phosphate acetyltransferase, whose translation MFGFGQLIEILKKDPKKIVFTEGEDPRILEAASRLLASNFLHPILVGDPEKISASAEKSGFNIRGAEIIDPMNFDRMDEMVELFCELRKSKGVTPEQAKGILSSANYFGTMLVKMGIADSLLGGATYSTADTVRPALQLIKTKPGNTIVSSCFILVRPSATGENEVLAMSDCAINIHPTEDELVEIAGESAECAKIFGIDPKVAFLSYSTLGSGKGEDVDKMRNAAHKAREKYPNLPIEGEIQFDAAVAPRVARTKCPQSEVAGHANTFIFPDINAGNIGYKIAQRLGNFEAYGPILLGLNAPINDLSRGCNAGEVYSMAIITAALA comes from the coding sequence ATGTTTGGATTTGGTCAGTTAATCGAAATATTAAAGAAAGACCCAAAGAAAATCGTATTCACAGAGGGAGAGGATCCACGTATCCTTGAGGCAGCTTCGCGTTTACTTGCAAGCAACTTTTTACATCCTATCCTTGTCGGAGATCCTGAGAAGATTAGTGCAAGCGCTGAGAAGAGCGGTTTCAATATCCGTGGAGCAGAGATTATAGATCCTATGAACTTTGACCGTATGGATGAGATGGTTGAATTATTCTGCGAGCTTCGTAAGAGCAAGGGTGTTACACCGGAGCAGGCTAAGGGAATTCTTTCATCAGCTAACTACTTTGGAACAATGCTTGTAAAGATGGGTATCGCAGACTCACTTCTCGGAGGAGCTACATACTCAACAGCAGATACAGTTCGTCCGGCATTACAGCTTATCAAGACAAAGCCTGGCAACACAATCGTATCTTCATGCTTTATCCTTGTTCGTCCATCTGCAACAGGTGAGAATGAGGTGCTTGCAATGAGCGACTGTGCTATCAATATCCATCCAACAGAGGACGAGCTTGTTGAAATCGCAGGAGAATCAGCAGAGTGTGCTAAGATCTTCGGTATCGATCCAAAGGTTGCATTCTTAAGCTACTCAACACTTGGCTCAGGAAAGGGCGAGGATGTTGACAAGATGAGAAACGCAGCTCACAAGGCAAGAGAGAAATATCCAAATCTTCCAATCGAGGGAGAAATCCAGTTTGACGCAGCAGTTGCACCACGTGTAGCCCGCACAAAGTGCCCACAGTCTGAGGTTGCGGGTCATGCAAATACATTTATCTTCCCTGACATCAACGCAGGAAATATCGGATACAAGATTGCACAGAGACTTGGTAATTTCGAAGCATACGGCCCAATCCTTCTTGGACTCAATGCTCCAATCAATGACCTTTCTCGTGGATGTAATGCAGGAGAGGTTTACTCAATGGCTATCATCACTGCAGCACTTGCATAA
- the ispF gene encoding 2-C-methyl-D-erythritol 2,4-cyclodiphosphate synthase yields MRVGMGYDVHKLVEGRDLILGGVKVPHTLGLLGHSDADVLLHAIMDALLGAAALGDIGKHFPDTDPAYEGISSLKLLEHVRDLIAKKGYVIENIDATVIAQKPKLRPYIEQMEQNVADTLQIAKEQVNIKATTEEWLGFTGREEGIASQAICSLTGLYEASMQVGGGCSGCGGCQAD; encoded by the coding sequence ATGAGAGTAGGAATGGGCTATGATGTGCACAAGCTTGTTGAGGGCAGAGATTTGATTTTAGGAGGAGTGAAGGTTCCGCATACACTCGGGCTTTTAGGTCATTCGGATGCCGATGTACTGTTGCATGCGATAATGGATGCACTCTTGGGTGCAGCGGCACTTGGAGATATCGGAAAGCATTTCCCGGATACAGACCCGGCATATGAGGGTATTTCGAGTCTTAAGCTTTTGGAGCATGTGAGAGACCTCATTGCAAAAAAAGGCTATGTGATAGAAAACATAGATGCGACAGTAATTGCACAAAAGCCGAAGCTTCGTCCGTATATTGAGCAGATGGAGCAGAATGTGGCTGATACGCTGCAAATCGCAAAGGAGCAGGTAAATATAAAGGCGACGACCGAGGAGTGGCTTGGTTTTACAGGCCGCGAGGAGGGGATTGCATCACAGGCAATCTGCTCACTTACAGGTCTCTATGAAGCAAGTATGCAGGTCGGAGGCGGATGCAGCGGCTGCGGAGGCTGTCAGGCCGATTGA
- the cysS gene encoding cysteine--tRNA ligase encodes MENNFKFYNTLTRQIDTVVPRVDGKIGMYTCGPTVYHFAHIGNIRSYIMEDVLEKALRYVGYDVKRVMNITDVGHLSSDGDTGEDKMLKGAKREHKSVMEVAKEYTDAFFKDFTAVHNRMPDVVEPATNCIPEFIHMVEVLIEKGYAYFAGGNVYFDTSKLDDYFVFSSAVEKEQLQVGVRDDVEEDVNKKNKNDFVLWFTQSKFEDQALKWDSPWGVGYPGWHIECSCISMKHLGEYVDIHCGGVDNIFPHHTNEIAQSESYLGHDWCKYWFHVNHLNDRAGKMSKSKGAILTVSVLQEKGYNPLAYRFFCLQSHYRKPLEFSFDALDNAVAAYNKIAKRVAELKDEGDIDETAFADFKKKFTDAVSNDLNTSMAITIVYDVLKADISDRTKLALIDDFEQVLDLGLRESGKALLEASSSVDSELEAFINDKIAERAAAKKAKDFATADAIRDELLARGVAIKDTREGVKWELV; translated from the coding sequence ATGGAGAACAATTTCAAGTTTTACAATACACTCACAAGACAGATTGATACTGTTGTTCCGCGTGTTGACGGCAAAATCGGCATGTATACATGTGGACCTACAGTTTACCATTTTGCACATATCGGAAATATCCGCTCATACATCATGGAGGATGTGCTTGAGAAGGCACTTCGCTATGTGGGCTATGATGTAAAGCGTGTCATGAATATCACTGATGTGGGACATCTCTCAAGCGACGGAGATACCGGAGAGGACAAGATGCTAAAGGGCGCAAAGCGTGAGCATAAGAGCGTCATGGAGGTGGCAAAGGAGTACACGGACGCCTTTTTCAAGGATTTCACGGCTGTACACAACAGGATGCCTGATGTCGTAGAGCCTGCAACCAACTGTATTCCGGAATTCATCCATATGGTGGAGGTGCTTATCGAGAAGGGCTATGCCTATTTTGCCGGAGGCAATGTATATTTCGATACATCAAAGCTTGATGATTATTTTGTGTTCTCTTCAGCAGTAGAGAAGGAACAGCTTCAGGTTGGAGTGCGAGATGATGTCGAGGAGGATGTAAACAAGAAGAATAAAAATGATTTCGTACTCTGGTTTACACAGTCTAAGTTTGAGGACCAGGCTCTTAAATGGGACAGCCCATGGGGCGTCGGATATCCGGGCTGGCATATAGAGTGCTCATGCATCAGCATGAAGCATCTCGGAGAGTACGTGGATATCCACTGTGGCGGTGTGGACAATATTTTCCCACATCACACCAATGAGATTGCACAGTCAGAGAGCTATCTGGGACACGACTGGTGCAAGTACTGGTTCCATGTCAATCACTTAAATGACAGAGCCGGCAAGATGAGCAAGTCGAAGGGGGCAATCCTCACAGTTTCGGTGCTTCAGGAGAAGGGCTACAATCCGCTTGCCTACAGATTCTTCTGCTTACAGTCACACTACAGAAAGCCTCTTGAGTTTTCGTTTGATGCGCTCGACAATGCAGTTGCGGCATACAATAAGATTGCAAAGCGTGTGGCAGAGCTTAAGGATGAGGGTGATATAGATGAGACAGCTTTTGCTGACTTTAAGAAGAAATTTACTGATGCAGTTTCAAATGATCTGAATACATCAATGGCTATAACCATAGTGTATGATGTGCTTAAGGCTGATATCTCAGACAGGACAAAGCTTGCACTTATCGATGACTTTGAGCAGGTACTTGATCTGGGACTTAGGGAATCAGGAAAGGCCTTACTTGAGGCATCGTCATCTGTAGACAGTGAGCTTGAGGCATTTATCAATGATAAAATTGCAGAGCGTGCAGCCGCTAAAAAGGCAAAGGATTTTGCGACAGCCGATGCCATAAGAGATGAGCTTCTGGCAAGGGGGGTTGCCATAAAGGATACCAGAGAGGGAGTAAAATGGGAGCTTGTATAG
- a CDS encoding Mini-ribonuclease 3 → MKIDSYIKEQFGIKDVDIRTYSPLTLAYIGDGIFDIVIRSVVVGKGNTKANLLHKHTSNIVKAHTQALMIEALLPHLTEEESDVYHRGRNAKSPSMAKNATMADYRKATGLEAVMGYLYLKDDFERVVSLTKLGVELLGIEI, encoded by the coding sequence ATGAAGATAGACTCATATATTAAGGAACAGTTTGGAATAAAGGACGTTGATATAAGGACATACTCGCCGCTTACACTTGCATATATCGGTGATGGCATATTTGATATTGTCATCCGCTCAGTTGTGGTGGGAAAAGGCAATACAAAGGCAAATCTGCTTCATAAGCACACAAGTAATATAGTAAAGGCACATACGCAGGCTCTCATGATAGAGGCACTTTTACCTCATCTGACAGAGGAGGAGAGTGATGTGTATCACAGGGGGCGCAATGCCAAGTCGCCTTCCATGGCAAAAAACGCTACAATGGCTGATTACAGGAAGGCTACAGGGCTTGAGGCGGTCATGGGCTATCTTTATCTGAAGGATGATTTTGAGAGGGTTGTTTCACTCACTAAGCTTGGAGTGGAGCTTTTAGGAATTGAAATATAG
- the rlmB gene encoding 23S rRNA (guanosine(2251)-2'-O)-methyltransferase RlmB, which yields MDNNNKEKFHENYIEGRNAVLEAFRSGKTIDKLFVLDGCQDGPIKSITREARKHDAIINYVAKERLDQMSETGKHQGVIAVSAAYEYAEVSDILENAERKGEPPFIIILDGIEDPHNLGAIIRTANQAGAHGIIIPKRRAVGLTPTVAKTSAGAINYTPVAKVTNISNTIKELKEKGMWFVCADMGGTTMYDLNLTGPIGLVIGNEGDGVSKLVKENCDMTASIPMVGDIDSLNASVATGVLAYEIVRQRLKSGK from the coding sequence ATGGATAACAACAATAAAGAAAAATTTCATGAGAATTATATAGAGGGCAGAAATGCTGTGCTGGAGGCTTTCCGTTCGGGAAAGACAATAGACAAGCTTTTTGTGCTTGACGGCTGTCAGGACGGACCAATAAAGTCAATCACAAGAGAGGCCAGAAAGCATGATGCAATCATAAACTATGTTGCAAAGGAAAGACTTGATCAGATGTCTGAGACAGGCAAGCATCAGGGTGTCATTGCAGTTTCAGCAGCATATGAGTATGCCGAGGTTTCGGACATACTGGAAAATGCCGAAAGGAAGGGCGAGCCGCCTTTTATCATCATACTTGACGGTATAGAGGATCCACACAATCTTGGCGCAATAATCCGTACCGCAAATCAGGCGGGTGCACATGGCATCATCATACCAAAAAGGCGTGCAGTGGGACTTACCCCTACAGTGGCAAAGACGTCTGCAGGTGCGATAAACTATACACCTGTTGCCAAGGTTACCAATATCTCAAATACCATAAAGGAGCTTAAGGAAAAGGGTATGTGGTTTGTATGTGCTGATATGGGTGGCACTACAATGTATGACTTAAACCTCACAGGTCCTATAGGTCTTGTCATAGGCAATGAGGGTGACGGAGTCAGCAAGCTTGTAAAGGAAAACTGTGATATGACAGCTTCTATTCCTATGGTGGGCGATATTGACTCACTGAACGCATCGGTTGCGACAGGCGTGCTTGCATATGAGATAGTCAGACAGAGACTTAAGAGTGGAAAGTAG
- a CDS encoding sigma-70 family RNA polymerase sigma factor has protein sequence MEDYSAYTDEELIMRIHNDKNDHGDNNEIMDYILEKYKPLVRKKTNALYLIGGENDDLIQEGMIGLFKAVRDYKSDKEASFYSFAQLCITRQLSSALEASNRKKHMPLNTYISFSQSDSDGTEFEEMLQDDIASPEQLLIEKEKFKEFKEQLWNKLSNMEKKVLQLYLEGNNYTSIAHMLGKSDKSIDNALSRIRQKLKRK, from the coding sequence GTGGAAGATTACAGCGCATATACGGATGAAGAGCTTATTATGAGGATTCATAATGACAAAAATGACCATGGTGACAACAATGAAATCATGGACTATATATTGGAAAAGTATAAGCCGCTTGTGCGTAAAAAGACGAATGCACTCTACCTGATAGGCGGTGAGAATGATGACCTTATTCAGGAGGGCATGATTGGCCTGTTTAAAGCGGTCAGAGACTATAAGAGCGACAAGGAAGCATCTTTCTACAGTTTTGCACAGCTATGCATCACAAGGCAGCTTAGCTCGGCGCTTGAGGCTTCAAACCGAAAGAAACATATGCCGCTTAACACATATATATCCTTTTCGCAGAGTGACAGTGATGGTACAGAGTTTGAGGAAATGTTGCAAGATGATATTGCAAGTCCTGAGCAGCTTCTCATAGAGAAGGAAAAATTTAAGGAATTTAAGGAACAATTGTGGAATAAACTGAGTAATATGGAGAAAAAAGTGCTACAATTGTATCTGGAAGGAAATAATTATACATCGATAGCGCATATGCTTGGAAAATCAGACAAATCAATTGACAATGCACTATCCCGTATCAGACAAAAGCTAAAAAGAAAGTAG
- a CDS encoding adaptor protein MecA, whose product MEFSRIGEHTIKCVISEEEIYDLGYTMDEIMSNGERTQEFMNQIFDMASEEFGTDFNSGIKTVRADFLADHTLSLTFSEHPATEGMMEHLKDIVNGLLNSLPAEAAENEKNKKGRTTAKKQDMVSVVMFIFEKFDVAVRFAKMIKGLPMPFSQLFKFEGEYFMSMDLSGYDEHELEKMSVIADEYADDIIAGADKRAFLMEHAKVILDDKAIESLAQL is encoded by the coding sequence ATGGAGTTTTCAAGAATAGGTGAACACACTATAAAATGTGTTATTTCAGAAGAAGAAATATATGATCTGGGATATACAATGGATGAAATTATGAGCAATGGCGAGCGCACCCAGGAATTCATGAACCAGATATTTGACATGGCTTCAGAAGAGTTTGGAACTGATTTTAATTCGGGAATCAAGACTGTGAGAGCAGATTTTTTGGCGGATCACACACTTTCTCTGACATTTTCTGAACATCCTGCTACTGAGGGCATGATGGAGCATCTTAAGGATATCGTTAATGGATTGCTTAATTCGCTGCCGGCTGAGGCTGCAGAGAATGAGAAAAATAAAAAAGGCAGGACAACTGCAAAAAAGCAGGATATGGTGTCTGTTGTAATGTTCATTTTTGAAAAATTTGATGTGGCTGTCAGATTTGCAAAGATGATTAAAGGACTGCCAATGCCATTCTCACAGCTTTTTAAGTTTGAGGGAGAGTACTTTATGAGCATGGATTTATCGGGCTATGATGAGCATGAGCTTGAAAAGATGTCTGTCATAGCAGATGAGTATGCAGATGATATCATTGCAGGGGCTGACAAAAGGGCTTTTCTTATGGAGCATGCAAAGGTTATTCTTGATGACAAGGCTATTGAGAGTCTTGCGCAGCTGTGA
- a CDS encoding response regulator, producing the protein MARILIVDDAAFMRMMLKDILTKGGFEIAGEAADGNEAVAKYNELKPDLVTLDITMPNKDGIQALKEIKAADPNATCVMCSAMGQQSMVIDAIQSGAKDFIVKPFQADRVIESIRKVLG; encoded by the coding sequence GCTAGAATTTTAATAGTTGATGATGCAGCATTTATGAGAATGATGCTGAAGGATATCCTTACAAAGGGTGGATTCGAGATTGCAGGCGAGGCTGCTGACGGAAATGAGGCAGTTGCAAAGTACAATGAGCTCAAGCCTGATCTTGTAACACTTGACATCACTATGCCAAATAAGGATGGCATCCAGGCTTTAAAGGAAATTAAAGCAGCTGACCCAAATGCTACATGCGTTATGTGCTCTGCTATGGGACAGCAGTCTATGGTTATTGACGCTATCCAGTCAGGTGCCAAGGATTTCATCGTTAAGCCATTTCAGGCTGACCGTGTTATCGAGTCAATCAGAAAAGTACTTGGATAA